A window of Terriglobia bacterium contains these coding sequences:
- a CDS encoding TonB-dependent receptor, producing the protein MLTNKIGRSSRFLLGTIVLIFISFPAEVNSQSKTGTLHGVVQDSQGRAVEGANVAIAKSGVTAVTNETGAFTIHAAPVGTAQLTVVAPGFYPQTLTIDFSKTSELNLTLARTVLVQEEISVDAPRLELPLSETPAATGVVGPETLRALPRSVAAEEVLAAVPGVKVDNQANQERVHVSMRGQGILSERGIRGIEVLLDGIPLNDPTGFAPDLFDVDWGGVSEVDVVRGPVGFLYGGGSSGGVIDISTRNAGDDPHGELSALGGSNGFYKGRTEYSQRFGETSLFLSAARAAGDGYRVHTRFYGNNLYGKLTFKFGRSLQLNLIGSGTGYFNQNPEGLNLQQVEQDPRQPNPDALTFNEYQKTKRGTGALTGQWTFAENQKISFSSYGRYTHYDESVPSSVDHQDIGSPGGSAQYDADLGSGSVRHHLSVGFDLDAQMADDFRHPNLGGGLQSSDLLANQHITERRIAGFVTERMMIGGKWSILASARKDHISNELKDYLQANGLDLSGQRTFDRATGRIGVTFNPRRDTGFYASWGQGFLPPATEELYANPDALGGFNTHLVPATSWGVEGGIRGHIRDRLFYDAAVFHLDTKNDFERYRISSRPLETFYGNAGETSRYGLETEMRWIPTHLVTLSGAYTYSHFVYKQYVSQNYPGNLVGHWLPNSPNQQLYFDATFNLPHDLTLSAGTQAYSRAFIDPTNQAYIDGYGLLNARASKQWHCGKLSCTLFVSGRNLTATNYIAFTEPDPDGNSYQPGPLREVFGGLRLSF; encoded by the coding sequence GCGTCGTGCAGGATTCGCAAGGTCGTGCAGTTGAAGGTGCCAATGTCGCAATCGCGAAATCGGGAGTCACGGCTGTTACGAATGAAACGGGTGCGTTCACGATTCATGCTGCGCCAGTTGGAACAGCGCAACTGACGGTTGTTGCACCGGGATTCTACCCGCAGACGCTGACAATCGATTTCTCCAAGACGAGCGAACTCAACCTGACCTTGGCGCGGACCGTGCTGGTGCAGGAGGAGATTTCAGTCGACGCGCCCCGGCTTGAGTTGCCGCTGTCGGAGACTCCGGCAGCCACCGGAGTCGTGGGACCCGAAACGTTGCGTGCCCTCCCGCGATCGGTTGCTGCGGAAGAAGTCCTGGCTGCCGTCCCCGGCGTGAAGGTGGATAACCAGGCGAACCAGGAGCGCGTGCATGTCTCAATGCGGGGACAGGGGATTCTGAGCGAGCGCGGAATACGCGGCATTGAGGTTCTGCTGGATGGCATTCCATTGAACGATCCGACAGGGTTCGCGCCTGATCTGTTTGATGTGGATTGGGGGGGCGTCTCCGAAGTCGATGTCGTGCGCGGCCCAGTGGGGTTTCTTTATGGCGGAGGATCTTCGGGCGGCGTTATCGATATTTCGACTCGCAACGCGGGAGACGATCCGCACGGAGAACTCTCGGCGCTCGGCGGTTCGAACGGCTTTTATAAGGGGCGGACAGAATACTCACAGCGGTTCGGAGAAACATCGCTATTTCTATCGGCGGCACGCGCGGCAGGAGATGGCTACAGGGTTCACACGCGTTTCTATGGGAACAATCTCTACGGCAAGCTGACCTTCAAGTTTGGACGCAGTCTGCAACTGAATTTGATCGGTTCCGGTACTGGGTATTTCAATCAGAATCCGGAAGGCTTGAACCTTCAGCAAGTCGAGCAAGATCCGCGCCAGCCCAACCCCGATGCGCTGACTTTCAACGAATACCAGAAGACGAAGCGCGGCACGGGTGCACTCACCGGACAGTGGACGTTCGCTGAAAACCAGAAGATCTCGTTCTCGTCGTATGGGCGTTACACGCACTATGATGAGTCGGTGCCGTCGTCGGTGGATCACCAGGATATCGGTTCGCCAGGTGGTTCGGCGCAATACGACGCAGATCTTGGCAGCGGAAGTGTGAGACACCATCTCAGCGTCGGCTTCGATCTTGATGCACAGATGGCAGACGATTTTCGCCACCCGAATCTTGGCGGCGGGCTGCAGAGCTCCGACCTGCTCGCAAACCAGCACATAACGGAACGACGAATTGCAGGCTTCGTGACCGAGAGGATGATGATCGGCGGGAAGTGGTCGATTCTGGCGAGCGCCCGCAAAGATCACATCAGCAATGAATTGAAAGATTACCTGCAAGCCAATGGACTCGATCTATCCGGGCAGCGGACGTTTGACCGGGCGACGGGGCGTATTGGCGTGACGTTCAATCCTCGCAGGGATACTGGGTTCTATGCATCGTGGGGGCAGGGATTTTTGCCGCCAGCGACGGAAGAGTTGTACGCCAATCCCGATGCGCTTGGCGGGTTCAATACCCACCTGGTGCCGGCGACGTCTTGGGGAGTGGAGGGTGGAATACGGGGACACATTCGCGATCGCTTGTTCTACGATGCGGCGGTATTTCATTTGGACACGAAGAACGATTTCGAGCGCTATAGGATTTCCAGTCGTCCGCTGGAGACGTTCTACGGGAATGCAGGAGAGACCAGTCGCTACGGGCTGGAAACCGAAATGCGATGGATTCCGACGCATCTCGTAACGCTTTCCGGGGCCTACACTTACTCACATTTTGTTTACAAGCAATACGTAAGCCAAAACTATCCCGGAAACCTCGTTGGGCACTGGCTGCCGAACTCGCCGAATCAGCAGCTCTACTTCGATGCGACTTTCAACCTGCCTCATGACCTGACGTTGAGCGCGGGAACGCAGGCGTATTCGCGGGCATTCATCGATCCAACGAACCAGGCCTATATCGATGGCTACGGACTGCTGAATGCGCGAGCATCAAAGCAATGGCACTGCGGCAAACTGAGTTGCACATTGTTTGTATCGGGCAGGAACCTGACGGCGACCAACTACATTGCGTTTACCGAGCCCGATCCCGATGGGAATTCTTATCAGCCGGGGCCGCTGAGAGAAGTTTTCGGCGGGTTGAGATTGTCGTTCTGA